A stretch of Caenibius tardaugens NBRC 16725 DNA encodes these proteins:
- a CDS encoding thymidine phosphorylase family protein produces MIGVSSDIPGDAQQFHPNIGSSEPAEPSFARARRLRLHTHHELVAIMRTDSPVCHAEGLAAHTQVYIRNGSQPIAATLYQVEGDFLAGDEIGLSEAAWVALGVEEGTVVQVGHAPPLESIACVRQRIYGHRLNGAALTSIVGDVVAGRYADVHLAAFLTATATLPFDEDETYHLTRAMVEAGDRLRWPSEIVVDKHCVGGLPGNRTSPIVVAIAAACGLTMPKTSSRAITSPAGTADTMETLTRVDLDLGAMQRVVAVEGGCLAWGGAVCLSPADDIFIGVERALDIDTEGQLIASVLSKKIAAGATHVVLDIPIGPTAKVRSVAAAERLEATLGAVAARFGLVIRCVQTDGTQPVGRAIGPALEARDVLAVLTGDADAPPDLRDRACTLAGVVLELGKVAEEGQGRARAERTLADGSAWDRFQRICQAQGGMRTPPTARLTHPILAAHSGRVTHIDNRRIARLAKLAGAPDSPAAGMLLHVRLGDDVIAGQPLLTLHAQSQGEMAYALTYAAANADMLAIVP; encoded by the coding sequence GTGATCGGGGTTTCCAGCGATATTCCGGGCGATGCGCAGCAATTCCATCCGAATATAGGGAGTTCCGAACCGGCGGAACCATCGTTCGCGCGCGCGCGCCGGCTGCGCCTTCACACGCATCATGAGCTGGTCGCGATCATGCGGACCGACAGCCCGGTGTGCCATGCCGAGGGCCTTGCCGCGCACACCCAGGTCTATATCCGCAACGGCAGCCAGCCGATCGCGGCCACGCTCTATCAGGTGGAGGGCGACTTCCTGGCCGGCGACGAGATCGGTCTGTCCGAAGCGGCCTGGGTCGCGCTTGGCGTGGAGGAGGGAACCGTTGTCCAGGTCGGTCATGCGCCGCCCCTCGAATCGATCGCCTGCGTCCGCCAGCGCATCTACGGACACAGGCTGAACGGGGCCGCGCTGACCAGCATCGTCGGTGACGTGGTGGCGGGCCGCTATGCCGATGTGCACCTCGCCGCCTTCCTCACGGCTACCGCCACGCTTCCCTTCGACGAGGACGAGACCTACCATCTCACCAGGGCGATGGTCGAGGCCGGCGACCGTTTGCGCTGGCCGAGCGAGATCGTCGTCGACAAGCATTGCGTTGGCGGTCTGCCGGGCAACCGCACGAGCCCGATCGTCGTCGCCATCGCTGCCGCCTGCGGTCTGACCATGCCCAAGACGTCGTCGCGGGCGATCACGTCCCCGGCGGGAACGGCCGATACCATGGAGACGCTCACCCGGGTCGATCTCGACCTTGGCGCCATGCAGCGCGTGGTGGCGGTCGAGGGCGGCTGCCTCGCCTGGGGCGGCGCGGTCTGCCTCAGTCCCGCCGATGACATCTTCATCGGCGTGGAACGCGCGCTCGACATCGATACGGAGGGGCAGCTCATCGCCTCCGTTCTGTCGAAGAAGATAGCGGCGGGCGCGACCCATGTGGTGCTCGACATTCCGATCGGGCCGACCGCCAAGGTGCGCAGCGTCGCGGCGGCCGAACGGCTGGAAGCCACGCTTGGCGCCGTCGCCGCCCGTTTTGGCCTTGTTATCCGCTGTGTCCAGACCGATGGCACCCAGCCCGTCGGCCGGGCGATCGGGCCCGCCCTGGAGGCGCGCGACGTGCTGGCGGTGCTGACAGGCGATGCCGATGCTCCGCCGGACCTTCGGGACCGCGCCTGCACGCTCGCCGGCGTGGTGCTCGAACTCGGGAAGGTCGCGGAAGAAGGCCAGGGACGCGCGCGCGCCGAACGCACATTGGCCGACGGCAGCGCCTGGGACAGGTTCCAAAGGATATGCCAGGCCCAGGGCGGCATGCGCACCCCGCCCACGGCCAGGCTCACCCATCCGATCCTGGCGGCGCATAGCGGCCGCGTCACCCATATCGACAATCGCCGGATAGCGCGCCTTGCGAAGCTGGCGGGCGCGCCCGACTCGCCGGCCGCGGGCATGCTTCTTCATGTTCGCCTGGGCGACGACGTTATCGCTGGCCAGCCTTTGCTGACCCTCCACGCCCAGTCGCAGGGTGAAATGGCTTATGCGCTGACCTACGCCGCCGCCAATGCCGACATGCTTGCGATCGTGCCATGA
- a CDS encoding TolC family outer membrane protein produces the protein MTLRRTIPLPLLAGLLASVAMPAQATTLEEAIAAAVNHAPEIEAAGADADAADARIREARGQGLPTATLSGTIGYGRLDPQGFFGLPAANVTPRAAQLTIEQPLFMGGRVSAGIAQAKAGSEAARAGETMTRSQIVVATVQAYGDVLTTHRMIALYEQMVGQMEEIQRQARLRFKAGESPSTDVAQAAARLAEAQAALEGARGFAISADARFTNLTGLAPQDLQPIPASPVLPASLDEALDSARGNNPALAQAEAALDAAQASARGARAERLPTIGAFAEGSTVRDQFFPDYRSDAATVGVRARWQIFAGGRVSAKITESDSAVRAADARMRAARAAVDEQTISAFSGVRSAALVEAAASQQALAAGQARDSVRHEVRVGMKPQLDLLDAEREATAAAVSEARARSDRIVAAYRLLALLGR, from the coding sequence ATGACGCTCAGGCGGACGATCCCCCTCCCCCTGCTCGCCGGCCTGCTGGCGAGTGTCGCCATGCCCGCGCAGGCAACGACGCTTGAAGAAGCCATTGCGGCCGCCGTGAACCACGCGCCGGAAATCGAGGCGGCGGGGGCCGATGCCGATGCGGCCGACGCCCGGATCAGGGAAGCGCGCGGCCAGGGTCTGCCAACCGCGACGCTGAGCGGGACGATCGGCTATGGACGACTCGATCCGCAGGGTTTCTTCGGGCTTCCGGCGGCCAACGTCACGCCGCGCGCGGCGCAGCTCACTATCGAACAGCCCCTCTTTATGGGCGGCAGGGTCAGCGCCGGGATCGCACAGGCGAAAGCGGGCAGCGAAGCAGCCCGCGCCGGTGAAACGATGACCCGCAGCCAGATCGTCGTCGCGACGGTCCAAGCCTATGGCGACGTGCTGACCACGCACCGAATGATAGCGCTCTATGAACAGATGGTCGGCCAGATGGAGGAGATCCAGCGCCAGGCCCGGCTCCGCTTCAAGGCAGGCGAAAGCCCCAGCACCGATGTTGCGCAGGCGGCGGCGCGCCTTGCCGAAGCACAGGCAGCCCTTGAAGGCGCGCGCGGCTTTGCCATCTCGGCCGATGCGCGATTCACCAACCTCACTGGCCTTGCCCCGCAGGATCTCCAGCCCATTCCGGCAAGTCCGGTCCTGCCTGCCTCGCTCGATGAAGCGCTCGACAGCGCCCGCGGGAACAATCCCGCTCTCGCTCAGGCCGAGGCGGCACTAGATGCCGCCCAGGCCAGCGCGCGGGGTGCGCGAGCCGAACGCCTGCCCACGATCGGCGCCTTCGCCGAAGGTTCGACGGTGCGTGACCAGTTCTTTCCCGATTATCGCTCCGATGCCGCCACGGTCGGCGTGCGGGCGCGCTGGCAGATATTCGCGGGCGGGCGAGTCTCAGCCAAGATTACCGAATCCGATAGTGCGGTCAGGGCCGCCGATGCGCGTATGCGCGCCGCACGCGCCGCCGTCGATGAACAGACGATCAGCGCCTTTTCCGGGGTGCGCTCGGCCGCCCTGGTCGAAGCGGCTGCTTCCCAGCAAGCCCTTGCCGCCGGACAGGCGCGCGACAGCGTGCGCCACGAGGTTCGCGTGGGGATGAAGCCCCAGCTCGATCTGCTCGATGCCGAACGCGAGGCAACCGCCGCAGCGGTCAGCGAAGCTCGCGCGCGAAGCGATCGCATCGTCGCGGCTTACCGACTGCTTGCCCTTCTCGGACGCTGA
- a CDS encoding universal stress protein produces MTRDGFPKCIALATDLSHRCDRAFDRALLVAQAWRAELMVIHALNPPEDGMLSVRLGDLPSWRRPLEDPVRAARHRIYHDLVREAPPIDISVHVETGSPAPVVLDIAGKGEAGLIVTGVARDGPLARMLLGDTVDRLIRKAPVPILIVRDRAFEPYRAMVVATDFSAPARIALETAVRFFPDAAISLFHAYDVPFAGYLGRSEIERQFEGYGEAAADKFLAEAGLSDVAARNVTRMIEHGVPEALLRDRAENAARHLTVVGTHGGGLVYEAMIGSTARKILDAVPGDVLLVPDPARRKVNPAG; encoded by the coding sequence ATGACGCGTGACGGTTTCCCTAAATGCATCGCGCTCGCGACCGACCTCAGCCATCGTTGCGACCGTGCCTTCGATCGCGCCCTGCTGGTAGCCCAGGCATGGCGGGCGGAGCTTATGGTCATCCACGCGCTGAACCCGCCGGAAGACGGGATGCTGTCCGTCCGACTCGGCGATCTGCCGTCCTGGCGTCGGCCTCTCGAAGACCCGGTGCGGGCGGCGCGCCATCGCATCTACCACGACCTTGTTCGCGAGGCGCCGCCAATCGACATTTCGGTCCACGTCGAAACCGGCTCGCCGGCACCGGTCGTCCTCGATATCGCCGGAAAGGGCGAGGCGGGCCTGATCGTCACCGGCGTGGCTCGCGATGGGCCGCTCGCCCGGATGCTGCTCGGCGATACCGTGGACCGGCTGATCCGCAAGGCGCCCGTTCCGATCCTGATCGTACGCGACCGCGCTTTCGAGCCTTACCGCGCCATGGTGGTCGCGACAGATTTCTCCGCGCCCGCCCGGATCGCTCTGGAGACCGCCGTCCGCTTTTTTCCCGATGCGGCTATCTCCCTTTTCCACGCCTACGATGTGCCCTTCGCGGGCTATCTCGGCCGATCGGAAATCGAACGGCAATTCGAGGGTTATGGCGAGGCCGCGGCCGACAAGTTCCTTGCCGAAGCGGGACTGTCTGATGTGGCGGCCCGGAACGTCACGCGCATGATCGAGCACGGGGTTCCCGAAGCGCTGCTTCGCGACCGTGCGGAAAATGCCGCACGTCACCTGACGGTCGTTGGAACCCATGGCGGTGGCCTCGTCTATGAGGCTATGATCGGCAGTACGGCGCGCAAGATCCTTGATGCGGTCCCGGGCGATGTCCTCCTCGTACCCGATCCCGCCAGGCGCAAGGTGAACCCGGCCGGATGA
- a CDS encoding carboxymuconolactone decarboxylase family protein — MHKDWPKMATELNGAIKEVRLGTPEVMQAFSAMATAATKAGALDAKTKELIALAISVAIRCDGCVAFHSKAAVKHGATRDEVMETMGMALYMGAGPSLMYAAQAVEAFDQFSDQAKQ; from the coding sequence ATGCACAAGGACTGGCCGAAAATGGCGACCGAGCTGAATGGCGCCATCAAGGAAGTGCGGCTCGGCACGCCCGAAGTGATGCAGGCCTTTTCCGCCATGGCGACTGCGGCCACCAAGGCCGGGGCGCTCGATGCCAAGACCAAGGAACTGATCGCTCTTGCCATCTCGGTCGCCATCCGCTGCGACGGCTGCGTTGCCTTCCATTCGAAGGCCGCCGTCAAGCACGGCGCCACGCGCGATGAAGTGATGGAGACGATGGGCATGGCGCTCTACATGGGCGCTGGCCCCAGCCTCATGTATGCCGCGCAGGCGGTCGAGGCCTTCGATCAGTTCTCCGATCAAGCGAAACAATAA
- a CDS encoding universal stress protein, with protein sequence MFAAPGARIDILILDAKPTAQGHGSEPGADVAHHLARHGFTSTVVPIQGGDVSDAEALVEAAHRRGAGMLALGAYGHSRLREMILGGVTRDLLTGAPLPLLFAH encoded by the coding sequence ATGTTCGCGGCGCCTGGGGCAAGGATCGATATACTCATCCTCGATGCGAAGCCGACGGCCCAGGGCCACGGTTCCGAACCGGGAGCCGATGTCGCCCACCATCTCGCCCGGCATGGCTTTACGTCGACCGTAGTTCCCATCCAGGGCGGTGACGTGTCGGATGCGGAGGCGCTGGTCGAAGCGGCTCACCGGCGTGGCGCCGGGATGCTCGCGCTTGGCGCTTATGGCCACTCTCGCCTGCGCGAGATGATCCTGGGCGGCGTCACGCGCGACCTGCTCACTGGCGCGCCGCTGCCGCTGCTGTTTGCGCATTGA
- a CDS encoding 1-phosphofructokinase family hexose kinase, with product MMNIATLTLNPTIDVAYEVDHVYHTRKMRTKTEFYSPGGGGINVARVYVRLGGNARSYYLSGGATGHALDGLLDLHQLVRNRIPIKGHTRVATAVLERESGKEYRLVPSGPMVEPAEWRQCLNQLQTAQCDYLVASGSLSPGIPDDFYGQVVAMMTERSIPVVLDSSGAGLRGGLEQGGVFLVKPSIGELRQFTGRDLPDTESVGRAAMQIVGGGHAQYVAVTMGHEGALLASAERQLLLPAVDIEVRSAVGAGDSFLSAMVFAISSGWEIEEAFRFGIAAGAAAVMNPGHDLARPEDIRRLYSQVRAAS from the coding sequence ATGATGAACATCGCGACCCTCACCCTGAACCCGACGATCGACGTCGCCTATGAAGTCGATCATGTCTACCACACCCGTAAAATGCGGACGAAGACAGAATTCTATTCGCCGGGTGGCGGGGGAATCAACGTGGCCCGTGTCTATGTCCGGCTCGGCGGGAACGCGCGGAGCTACTATCTTTCGGGCGGTGCAACCGGCCACGCGCTCGATGGTCTGCTCGACCTGCACCAGCTGGTGCGCAACCGTATCCCGATCAAGGGGCATACCAGGGTGGCCACCGCAGTGCTCGAGCGCGAAAGCGGGAAGGAATATCGCCTCGTTCCGTCCGGACCGATGGTCGAACCTGCAGAATGGCGGCAGTGCCTCAATCAGCTCCAGACGGCACAATGTGACTATCTGGTCGCGAGCGGTTCGCTCTCACCCGGCATTCCGGATGATTTCTATGGCCAGGTCGTCGCGATGATGACGGAACGCAGTATACCGGTCGTGCTCGACAGTTCAGGCGCTGGCCTGCGCGGAGGCCTTGAGCAAGGCGGCGTCTTCCTCGTCAAGCCCAGCATTGGCGAGTTGCGCCAGTTCACCGGTCGGGATCTTCCCGACACGGAGTCGGTGGGACGGGCGGCCATGCAGATCGTCGGGGGCGGTCATGCGCAATATGTGGCGGTGACGATGGGGCACGAGGGCGCTCTCCTTGCCTCGGCCGAGCGCCAACTCCTGCTTCCCGCAGTGGACATCGAGGTCAGAAGCGCGGTCGGCGCGGGCGACAGTTTCCTTTCGGCGATGGTCTTTGCTATCTCCTCAGGCTGGGAGATCGAAGAAGCGTTCCGCTTCGGCATCGCGGCAGGCGCGGCGGCCGTGATGAATCCGGGGCACGATCTTGCGCGACCCGAAGACATCCGGCGGCTCTATTCGCAGGTCCGTGCAGCCTCCTGA
- a CDS encoding HAD-IC family P-type ATPase translates to METSEVRWHMLSTSEVATALDVGCAGLSSPEVDRQSARFGPNALPRSARRNVFLRFLAQFHNTLIYVLLAGALAAALLDHMIDAVVIVAVVIVNAVIGHIQEGKAEQALEAIQQMIAPKASVVRDGVRQTIPVREIVPGDLVMIEAGDRVPADLRLLHARRMLIDEALLTGESVAAEKQEAVLPEQTDLADRRNMAFSGTMVAAGHASGLAVATGSRTQIGRISSLIQSVEQLATPLLKQIDRFARRFTWFVLAGGLALFAFAVLARNYDWIDALIAVVALAVGIVPEGLPAVITITLAIGVRRMAGRNAVIRKLPAVETLGATSVICTDKTGTLTRNEMTARRVITERHTMIASGSGYVPDGQIRIVGSGDQAEAMADAMPLIRCGLLCNDAALRKVGAEWRVEGDPMEGALFALAMKAAIDPEQERAEWERLDEIPFDAAHRFMATLYRGSNGTRLLFVKGAPEALLAMTAPDNCSYWESSIATAGSEGERVLAFGAKEMPAGSERILFEDLSTGVCLLGLVGFIDPPRAEVKDAIAECRSAGIGVKMITGDHAATALAIARQLDLADDPRVLTGLELEKLPDTELEQAVVDVSVFARTSPEHKLRIVRALQAQGKIVAMTGDGVNDAPSLKQADVGVAMGIKGTEASKEAASMVLLDDNFASIVSAVREGRTVYDNIRKVISWEIPTNGGETLAVVLAILLGFALPMTATQILWVNLVLAATLGLVLAFEPTEPGAMLRRPRERGAPLLSPFLLWRVLLVSVLFAAVTLGIFFHVLAQGRSLEMARTMVVNMFIIAEIFYLFNVRYLHMTSLTWRGAIGTPAVLIAIGVLVIGQAFFTYAPFMNAIFHSRPLGFADWALLVACGMLLMLLLELEKHVMRRLGWFSELNNQEDMP, encoded by the coding sequence ATGGAAACCTCCGAAGTGCGCTGGCATATGCTGTCAACCAGCGAAGTTGCCACGGCACTCGACGTCGGTTGTGCGGGTCTCTCTTCTCCGGAGGTGGATCGGCAATCGGCCCGCTTTGGGCCGAACGCGCTACCCCGGTCGGCGCGTCGCAATGTGTTCCTTAGGTTCCTCGCGCAATTCCATAACACGTTGATCTATGTGCTTCTTGCCGGGGCATTGGCCGCAGCGCTGCTCGATCACATGATCGACGCGGTGGTCATCGTCGCCGTCGTGATCGTGAATGCGGTGATCGGGCATATCCAGGAAGGAAAGGCTGAACAGGCGCTTGAGGCCATCCAGCAGATGATCGCGCCCAAGGCCAGCGTGGTGCGTGACGGCGTGAGGCAAACGATTCCCGTCCGCGAGATCGTGCCCGGCGATCTCGTGATGATCGAGGCCGGTGATCGCGTTCCCGCCGATCTCAGGCTTCTCCATGCGCGGCGAATGCTTATCGACGAGGCGCTGCTGACGGGCGAATCGGTGGCCGCCGAAAAGCAGGAAGCGGTGCTGCCCGAGCAGACCGATTTGGCGGATCGGCGTAATATGGCCTTTTCGGGCACGATGGTTGCGGCTGGGCACGCAAGCGGGCTCGCTGTTGCCACCGGATCTCGCACGCAGATCGGACGGATCAGTTCGCTTATCCAGTCGGTCGAACAACTGGCAACCCCGCTGCTGAAGCAGATCGACCGTTTTGCCCGGCGCTTCACCTGGTTCGTACTCGCGGGGGGGCTTGCGCTGTTCGCCTTTGCCGTTCTGGCGCGGAATTACGATTGGATCGACGCGCTGATCGCCGTGGTCGCGCTCGCCGTGGGGATCGTGCCGGAAGGGCTGCCGGCGGTCATCACGATTACTCTCGCGATCGGCGTGCGGCGGATGGCGGGGCGCAACGCCGTCATCCGAAAGCTCCCGGCCGTCGAAACGCTCGGCGCGACCTCGGTGATATGCACCGACAAGACCGGCACGCTCACACGCAACGAAATGACGGCCCGCCGCGTCATCACCGAGCGGCATACGATGATCGCGAGCGGATCCGGCTATGTTCCCGATGGTCAAATCCGGATCGTCGGGTCCGGGGACCAGGCAGAGGCTATGGCCGATGCGATGCCACTGATCCGCTGCGGGCTGCTGTGCAACGATGCCGCGCTGCGCAAGGTCGGTGCGGAATGGCGTGTCGAGGGCGATCCGATGGAGGGGGCCCTCTTCGCCCTGGCAATGAAGGCGGCCATCGATCCGGAGCAGGAGCGGGCGGAATGGGAGCGGCTCGACGAGATTCCCTTCGACGCCGCGCATCGCTTCATGGCGACGCTCTACCGGGGTTCCAACGGCACGCGCTTGCTGTTCGTGAAGGGCGCGCCCGAAGCGCTCTTGGCGATGACCGCGCCCGACAATTGTTCCTATTGGGAGAGTTCCATCGCTACCGCCGGAAGCGAGGGCGAGCGCGTTCTCGCCTTCGGCGCGAAGGAAATGCCTGCCGGCAGCGAACGGATCTTGTTCGAAGATCTCTCGACCGGCGTGTGCCTCCTGGGCCTTGTCGGCTTCATCGATCCGCCTCGCGCGGAGGTCAAGGACGCCATCGCCGAATGCCGGTCCGCCGGAATCGGCGTCAAGATGATCACTGGCGATCATGCGGCGACGGCGCTGGCGATCGCCCGGCAACTCGACCTTGCCGACGACCCGCGCGTGCTGACCGGGCTGGAACTGGAAAAGCTTCCGGACACCGAACTGGAGCAAGCGGTCGTGGATGTCTCGGTCTTCGCCCGGACCAGCCCGGAACATAAATTGCGGATCGTCCGTGCGCTGCAGGCTCAGGGAAAGATCGTCGCGATGACGGGGGACGGCGTGAACGACGCGCCGTCCCTCAAGCAGGCCGATGTCGGGGTCGCCATGGGCATCAAGGGCACCGAAGCGTCGAAAGAAGCGGCTTCCATGGTGCTGCTCGACGATAATTTTGCCTCGATCGTCAGCGCCGTTCGCGAAGGCCGAACGGTCTACGACAACATTCGCAAGGTCATTTCCTGGGAAATCCCTACGAACGGCGGTGAAACACTGGCGGTCGTATTGGCGATCCTGCTGGGCTTCGCGCTGCCGATGACGGCGACGCAGATCCTCTGGGTGAACCTCGTCCTCGCCGCCACGCTCGGCCTCGTGCTGGCGTTCGAGCCCACGGAACCCGGTGCGATGTTGCGCCGGCCACGGGAGCGCGGCGCGCCGTTGCTTTCGCCGTTCCTGCTTTGGCGTGTCCTTCTCGTCTCTGTGCTGTTCGCGGCCGTCACTCTCGGAATCTTTTTCCATGTTCTGGCGCAAGGCCGGAGCCTGGAGATGGCGCGCACCATGGTCGTCAACATGTTCATCATCGCGGAGATCTTCTACCTCTTCAACGTCCGCTATCTCCACATGACGTCCCTGACATGGCGCGGCGCGATCGGTACCCCCGCCGTGTTGATCGCGATCGGCGTTCTCGTCATCGGCCAGGCGTTCTTCACCTATGCGCCGTTCATGAACGCAATCTTCCATTCGCGGCCGCTCGGCTTCGCGGACTGGGCGTTGCTGGTGGCGTGCGGCATGCTTCTCATGCTGCTGCTGGAGTTGGAGAAGCATGTGATGCGGCGACTGGGCTGGTTTAGCGAACTTAATAATCAGGAGGACATGCCATGA
- a CDS encoding YgaP family membrane protein: MTLDRAVMAFAGCVVLLGVVLSLTVHPWWIALTAFAGLNMLQASFTGFCPAAMVFKAFGVRPGTAFK; encoded by the coding sequence ATGACTCTCGATCGTGCCGTGATGGCGTTCGCCGGTTGTGTCGTACTGCTCGGCGTCGTCCTGTCGCTGACCGTGCATCCCTGGTGGATCGCGCTCACCGCCTTTGCCGGCCTCAATATGCTTCAGGCAAGCTTCACTGGTTTCTGCCCGGCTGCGATGGTGTTCAAGGCGTTCGGCGTCCGTCCGGGAACCGCCTTCAAATGA
- a CDS encoding ribose-phosphate diphosphokinase: MTAMLFSMPGNERLTASIAEHTGWATGTLEVRRFPDQESYVRLRSGVSGSAVAVICTLARPDDQIMRLLFAARLLRESGARSVHLVAPYLAYMRQDRRFKDGEALTSRQFAQLLSSEFDGLVTVDPHLHRYADLGEIYSMETASLAASPLLADWVRANVDAPLIIGPDSESEQWAGAIARLIGAPHAVFAKSRRGDRDVLIAASDLGAWKGRTPILVDDVISSGHTLANAAREIIDQGFPPPICLAVHGLFAAGAEALLREVGCRMVTTESISHASNAITLGALLGDALARQMEGGAGRLRITPE, encoded by the coding sequence ATGACGGCGATGCTGTTTTCCATGCCCGGGAACGAACGGCTGACCGCATCCATCGCGGAACATACCGGGTGGGCGACAGGCACGCTCGAGGTTCGCCGGTTTCCCGATCAGGAGAGCTATGTCCGGCTCCGCTCCGGGGTGTCGGGATCAGCCGTGGCCGTCATATGCACGCTCGCGCGGCCCGACGACCAGATCATGCGGCTGCTCTTTGCTGCAAGGCTGCTGCGCGAGAGCGGGGCGCGGTCGGTCCATCTCGTGGCGCCTTATCTTGCCTATATGCGACAGGATCGGCGGTTCAAGGATGGCGAAGCGCTGACGTCCCGCCAGTTCGCCCAGCTCCTTTCATCCGAGTTCGATGGGCTCGTGACCGTCGATCCGCATCTCCACCGCTACGCGGATCTGGGGGAGATCTATTCGATGGAGACGGCTTCGCTCGCGGCATCTCCGCTTCTGGCGGACTGGGTCCGGGCCAATGTCGATGCACCGCTCATCATAGGACCCGACAGCGAGAGCGAGCAGTGGGCGGGCGCAATCGCCAGGCTTATCGGAGCGCCCCATGCGGTCTTCGCGAAATCGCGGCGCGGTGATCGGGACGTCCTTATCGCGGCCTCGGACCTGGGGGCATGGAAAGGCCGCACGCCGATCCTCGTCGATGACGTGATCTCGTCGGGACACACCCTTGCCAACGCCGCGCGCGAGATCATCGACCAGGGCTTCCCTCCGCCGATCTGCCTGGCTGTTCACGGCCTCTTCGCGGCTGGTGCCGAGGCTTTGCTCAGGGAAGTCGGCTGCCGCATGGTTACGACCGAAAGTATCTCGCATGCCAGTAACGCGATCACTCTTGGCGCACTGCTTGGCGATGCGCTGGCCCGGCAGATGGAAGGGGGCGCCGGTCGGCTACGTATAACACCCGAATGA
- a CDS encoding calcium/sodium antiporter — protein sequence MTLAIVSSLMGLAALIAGAEWLVRGGSALAARLGVSPLLIGLTIVALGTSTPELAVGIEAALQGNGSLAVGNIAGTNTVNILLILGLSAMLQPLAIRMQTLRLELPVIVIASAALLVFAWDGVLSRLEGLFLITMGMAFTLTVIRVARRESITVKLEFAREFAAPRFSRRHGFSAMAMLAIGLVVIVVGANWLVDGAVALARLWNVSDAFIGLTIVAIGTSAPELVTTIISTIRGERDIAIGNLIGSSVYNILVILGAACLFPSNGIEVSAQLIRVDIPVMLGVALACIPVFISGRQISRFEGGMFVSAYLLYLGYLINDRI from the coding sequence ATGACGCTGGCGATCGTTTCCAGCCTCATGGGGCTCGCCGCCCTGATCGCTGGTGCGGAGTGGCTGGTGAGGGGAGGCTCGGCGCTGGCCGCGCGGCTGGGCGTTTCGCCGCTGCTCATCGGCCTTACGATCGTGGCGCTGGGAACGAGCACGCCCGAACTCGCCGTCGGGATCGAGGCGGCGCTCCAGGGAAACGGCTCGCTCGCGGTTGGCAACATCGCCGGCACCAACACAGTCAACATTCTCCTTATCCTCGGCCTCAGCGCGATGCTGCAACCACTTGCCATTCGGATGCAGACGCTGCGTCTGGAACTGCCTGTCATCGTCATCGCGTCGGCCGCGCTACTCGTCTTTGCCTGGGACGGTGTGCTCTCGCGCCTTGAGGGGCTGTTTTTGATCACGATGGGAATGGCCTTCACGCTGACCGTCATTCGCGTCGCCCGGCGGGAAAGCATCACGGTGAAGCTGGAGTTCGCGCGGGAATTCGCGGCGCCGCGCTTTTCCCGCCGCCACGGTTTCTCCGCAATGGCGATGCTGGCCATCGGCCTCGTCGTGATCGTCGTGGGCGCCAACTGGCTGGTGGATGGTGCGGTCGCGCTTGCCCGGTTGTGGAACGTATCGGACGCCTTCATCGGACTGACGATCGTTGCGATCGGTACTTCCGCTCCTGAACTCGTTACGACGATCATTTCGACGATTCGTGGCGAGCGCGACATCGCGATCGGCAATCTGATCGGCAGCAGCGTTTACAATATTCTGGTGATTCTCGGCGCGGCCTGCCTGTTTCCGTCGAACGGGATCGAGGTCAGCGCGCAACTGATCCGGGTCGACATCCCGGTCATGTTGGGGGTCGCGCTGGCCTGCATTCCCGTATTCATCAGCGGACGCCAAATTTCGCGGTTCGAGGGTGGAATGTTTGTGAGTGCCTACTTGCTATATCTTGGCTATTTGATCAATGATCGGATTTAA